Below is a genomic region from Pseudomonas sp. JQ170C.
TTCGACCTGACCATGGCCAACCGCGTGCCGGACCTGCTCGACGAGGGCTATGACGTGTCCATCGTGCTGGCCAGCGAACTGCCGGATTCGGGCTTCGTGTCCCAGCGCCTGGGCATCACCTACAGCATCGTCTGCGCCTCGCCCGACTACGTCAGCCGTCACGGCATCGCGCAAAAGCCCAGCGATCTGCTCCAGCATGCCTGCCTGCGCATGGTCAGCCCGGTGATCCCGCTGGAGAAGTGGCTGTTCGACGGCCCCGAAGGCCAGGAAGTGGTCAACATTACCCAGGCGCCGTTCCAGGTGAACTCCGCCGATGCCATGAAAACCGCGATTCGCAGCGGCATGGGTGTCGGCGTACTGCCGATCTATTCGGCCATCGAGGGCCTGCGTGATGGCTCGCTGGTACGGGTGATGCCCGAGTACCGCCTGCAGGAGCTGAACCTGTACGCGATCTACCCCTCTCGCCAGTACCTGGATGCCAAGATCAAGACCTGGGTCGAATACCTGCGCAATTCGTTGCCGGAAATCCTCGCCGCCCACGAAGCCGACCTCAAGACCCACGAACTGCTGATCGCCAACTGAAATCTTGCTGCACAGGGGCGGTGGAGAATGATAGCGTGCTACTCATTCTCCACCGCCCGCAGAGATTTTGCCGATGAAAAAGACCGTCCTAGCCTTCAGCCGCATCACCCCGGCGATGGTCGAGCGCTTGCAGCAAGACTTCAACGTGATCGTGCCCAACCCCAAGCTGGGCGACATCAGCGCCCAGTTCAACGAGGCGCTGCCCGAGGCCCACGGCCTGATCGGCGTTGGCCGCAAACTGGGCGAAGCGCAACTGGCCAATGCCGCCAGGCTCGAGGTGGTGTCGAGCGTTTCGGTGGGCTACGACAACTATGACCTGAACTACTTCAACGCCCGCGGCATCGCCCTGACCAACACCCCGGATGTGCTGACCGAAAGCACCGCAGACCTTGGCTTTGCCCTGCTCATGGGTAGCGCCCGCCGGGTGGCCGAACTCGATGCCTGGACCAAGGCTGGCCAGTGGCAAGGCACCGTGGGACCGGCGCAGTTCGGCAGTGATGTGCATGGCAAGACCCTGGGTATCGTCGGCCTTGGCAACATCGGTGCAGCGATTGCCCGGCGCGGTCGGTTCGGCTTCAACATGCCGGTCCTCTACAGCGGCAACTCGCGCAAGCCTGCGCTGGAGCAGGAGCTGGGCGCCCAGTTCCGCAGCCTGGACGAACTGCTGGCCGAGGCCGATTTCGTTTGCCTGGTGGTGCCACTCGGACCGCAGACCAAGCACCTGATCAGCACCCGGGAACTGCAACTGATGAAGCCCAGCGCCTTCCTGATCAACGTCTCGCGTGGGCCGGTGGTGGATGAAGCGGCGCTGGTGCAGGCCCTGCAAGCCGGCACCATTCGTGGCGCGGGCCTGGATGTGTACGAGAAAGAACCGCTGACCGAATCGCCGCTGTTCCAGTTGCCCAACGCCCTGACCCTGCCGCACGTAGGCTCGGCCACGGCCGAAACCCGCGAGGCCATGGCCAACCGCGCCATCGACAACCTGCGCAGTGCGCTGCTGGGTGAGCGGCCGAAAGATTTGGTGAACCCGCAGGTGTGGAAGTAAGCGAAACCTCTCGCGGGGCAAGGCCGCTCCTGCAGGAACGGCCTTGCCCCGCGATGCCTCCTACCGGTCAGGCTGTCGAAACCTTTGGATAGACACAGGCAGGCGTCGCCGCATCGAAGTCGATCTGGTCCGCCTGATTGAAGCGAAACACTGGCTGCTCGGGGTCATCCAGTTGCAGGTGCAGCAACGGGACACGGCGCTTGGTCGCAAAGTAGATGCGGCACTGATGCTGGTGCACGCGCTCGATCGGCAGCATGTCCTCCTGAAGCCCCGAGTAGAAAACAGCCTCGACCGGCAGGTGCTGCACATCCTCCTGCTTCCACGGCGCCAGCACGACCTCGTTCCACTCGAAGTGCCGATTGGAATCTTGGGGAATCAAGTTCCGGGATTCGAGACTGATGCGAAATCCGATAACGCTGGTATCGAATGAACAGCTGAAGCGCTCATCGGTGATCGCCGAAAAATACTGTCCCCACTCCCCCGGGCTGCCGATTCCCTGCTGGGCACATGGCTGGCTTTCCCGCACCGGCGTCATGTCTCTGTCCGAGATGCCGCAGGAATCCGGACGGGAATCGGTGTAGGCATCGACAGGAAACGAACAGCGTGCGACGAGGGGTTCGGCCCCTCTGGGGTTATCCATTGCAACCACGTACCCGGCCCACCCCAGCTGGTACAAGCGGGTAATGCCAAGGTCCTTGCGCAGGTATGAAAAGGAAACCCCGTTGCGGGCAATCTGCACCGGGGTAGGGTCCAGGGGCTGGACATCTCCAAACGGGCTGAGCACTCGAACCATCAGCCCGCTGCAGGTGAAAGCCGGCTCCCTGTGGCAGTCGGGCACGGTGTTGAGGTAGCGCGCATTGAGTCGGTCAGCCACATGCTGTCCGCCTGCAATGGCCGCCTGCGGGATGATCGAGGCGCAGGCAGACAACATGATCGCGAAGCCGGTGGGCAGCGCATGTTTGGCGCGGATGCTTTTCATTGGAAACGTCCTTTACAAGAGAGCGGTAGATCTGAGGGCGCGCAACCTAGCACTCTTGCCAGTCCGACATACCCTGGCACCACTTCCCTGGCAGTTATCGCGGGGCAAGCCCGCGCCGACCGCTGGGCGCAGGTTTGCCCGGCGCCACCTTCACCTTCCTGAACACCAAAACGTTCCCCAGCATCACCAGCACCAACCCCGCCAGCGCCGGCGCTGTCCATTGATAGCCCTCATAGAACGCCGACACGTTCAACGCCACCAGCGGGAACAGCACCGTGCAATACGCGGCCCGCTCCGGCCCCATGCGCCCGACCAGGGTGAGGTAGGCGGTAAAGCCGATTACCGAGCCCGGAATCACCAGGTACAGCAGCGAGCCGATGTAGCGGGTGTTCCACTCCATGTCGAAGGGTATACCGCTGAACAGGCAGTAGCCCGCCAACATCAAGGCGCCATAGAGCATGCCCCAGGCGTTGGTGGTCATT
It encodes:
- a CDS encoding 2-hydroxyacid dehydrogenase, with translation MKKTVLAFSRITPAMVERLQQDFNVIVPNPKLGDISAQFNEALPEAHGLIGVGRKLGEAQLANAARLEVVSSVSVGYDNYDLNYFNARGIALTNTPDVLTESTADLGFALLMGSARRVAELDAWTKAGQWQGTVGPAQFGSDVHGKTLGIVGLGNIGAAIARRGRFGFNMPVLYSGNSRKPALEQELGAQFRSLDELLAEADFVCLVVPLGPQTKHLISTRELQLMKPSAFLINVSRGPVVDEAALVQALQAGTIRGAGLDVYEKEPLTESPLFQLPNALTLPHVGSATAETREAMANRAIDNLRSALLGERPKDLVNPQVWK
- a CDS encoding LysR family transcriptional regulator codes for the protein MDTLQNMRAFSCVAQVGSFTAAAVQLDTTTANVSRAVSNLEAHLQTRLLNRTTRRIALTEAGKRYLMRCEQILTYVEEAEAEASDAHARPAGQLKVHSMTGVGQHFVIDAIARYRETHPDVTFDLTMANRVPDLLDEGYDVSIVLASELPDSGFVSQRLGITYSIVCASPDYVSRHGIAQKPSDLLQHACLRMVSPVIPLEKWLFDGPEGQEVVNITQAPFQVNSADAMKTAIRSGMGVGVLPIYSAIEGLRDGSLVRVMPEYRLQELNLYAIYPSRQYLDAKIKTWVEYLRNSLPEILAAHEADLKTHELLIAN